The sequence below is a genomic window from Ovis canadensis isolate MfBH-ARS-UI-01 breed Bighorn chromosome 1, ARS-UI_OviCan_v2, whole genome shotgun sequence.
AGGAGCAGCCCAAGACAGAGAGCTCAGGCTCCTCCGGGATTTTTAAACTTGCTTATTATTAAACTTCTCCATGCTTATTCATGGGTCTGGAAGTGCGTTTACAAACTTCCATGTTGATTAAGAAATAGTAAGCCTGAGGATCACCACTGCAACCCATCAGCTTAAGGAGACGGGACCTCCCTGGACTGAGATCAGAGGGCAGAGGTTCAAGTCCCAGGGCTGTAGCGATTGAGAGGATTACTAATCTCTTCTTTAATaaagggctaccctggtggctcagaggtaaaacatccacctgccaatgcaggagatgagggtttgatccctggtcagaatgatcacctggggaaggaaatggcaacccactccagtattcttgcctgggaagttccacagacagaggagcctggtgggccagtccatggggttgcaaaagagtcacacatgatgagcgactaaacaacagcagtgaTCTTTAATATAAGTCAGCTTAATGAGAACTGTAATCTGTACGATTTTTTGCATTGCTGACCTTACAGAATAAATCAAATTACAATCAGGGGACTGGttgctgtattttttctttaagaaagaatTTGTCCTTAAATGGCCTATAAACTGGACAATTTCAGATTTGGAAGACATAGATAGAATCAGTTTCAACTCCACTTACAAGATTTTAGACTCTTGGAGATGTTTTGTTATATTGTTTGGTCTTAGTTACTACTTTGTACAAATAGATGAAAGTTCTTATCTGACTTACAAGGCTGTGCTGaagtttcaaatataaaattcaagAGTATGGGAAAGCTACTAAGAGTAGTAAAACTACTGGATATTATGCTTTTAAGATTATAAGTGATGCTAAGAGGGCAAAAGGGGGAAGGGAGGTCTCTGTGTGCTGGATCTGACctgctgtctgtctctccctcagCTCCTGAGCCCACCCACCAAGATGTCCTGCCAGCAGAACCAGCAGCAGTGCCAGCCCCCTCCCAAGTGTGCCCCCAAGTGCCCCACCCCTAAATGCCCCCCAAAGTGTCCCCCGAAGTGCCCCCCAGTGTCCTCCTGCTGTGGCCCCAGCTCCGGGGGCTGCTGCAGCTCTGGGTGTGGGGGCTGCTGCCTGAGCCACCACAGGCACCGCAGGTCCCACCGCCGCCGACCCCAGAGCTCTGATTGCTGCAGCCAGCCCTCGGGGGGCTCTGGGTGCTGCGGAGGGGGGCGTGGTCAGTCCTCTGGAGGCGGCTGCTGCTGAAGTGGACCCTGTGCCAAGAAGAGCCGACCTGGGGGACAGTCAGTGGACAaacacttcctcctcctccttcacctCCTGCTGGGCCTGCCCGTCTTGCTGGGGCGTCTGGGTGAGGCCTTTGAGCTCTGGTCCTGAGGATCCTTGTGCTGTAGGGTCTAGGAGCCCCAGACCTCTCCCTGAAACCCATTTATTCACCTCCTTTGCCATACGTGTGATGGCCCTGGGAATCCCAAAGCATAGACCCCATGTCCCTCTGCAACTTCTGGCATCCTGCTGCCCGAGTTAAAATCATAAATACAGAGTCTGCTCACTGACTTGATGTAGGCAGAGTTCGTTTCATGTTTTGGCCACTGTTATTCTATTCTTGTACCTTCTCTGCTGGTGCCTGCAGAGGCCTCAGTAGACAGTTGACAGGGTCATGGGTCAGAAGggaaaagtttatattttttataggTTTGCATTTTCTCCTAattctttgttttcccttttaacCAATATCCTGAAGCAGCATTAGCTGTGAACCTAGCTTCTTCAACTTCTGGCTTCCTTCATCCCTTCATATACCTAACTGGGCCCTTCAGACATGACCAGGAGGCAGACagcttcttcttcctctctcttcccactGTCATCCTTCACTCCTATGCTCCGCATCCCTTACCCTTCTCCTTACAATCTCTACTTGACTCCTCCATCAGtttaaatacacaaaatatatacatacaaaaatataGATGGaatacatctttattttaaattaaaaactcacTTACTTCTGTATAATTTACATGCAATAAAATTTGCTAATTTTAACATACAATTCAATGTTTTGTCAAATATATGTAGTCCTATAACTACAAATACAATCAATACCTTTAAAATGTAGTTGGTAGTTAATTCTTTGGAGAAAACTTTAAGAATAGCGTAAGATCCACAGTATATAAAGGAAAATGTAGATACAGGTAATCTACATGGttaaatatgcaaaaattaaattctaaatgGTAGAAAATACCATTGAAAAGGTGCAGGAATACAAAATTGATGAGAAACTCAAAGTTTTCCTTCTGAGATCAGGTACAAGGCAAGAATGTCCCCTCTCACTACTCCTTTTCCACATGGTGGTATTGGATGTTCTAGCTAatgcaattagacaagaaaaataagttaaagatatattgattgggaaggaagaaataaactgtTCACAACATTATTATCTttgtagaaaatttaaaagatagtAATAAAGAGTTATAGCAAGGTGAAGGTACAAAGTTAAGCAAGTGGCAATTGCATTCCTATATACCAGAAATGAgcaaatgaaatttgaaattttaaaatacaacacCATTTATAATAGCGCCCCCAAGATTAAGTACTCAggtataaatctaataaaatatgtGTAAAATCTATTTTAGGAAAACTATAAGACTCTGATAAATGAAATCATAGAActtaataaatggagagatattccatgtttatGGATAGAAAGACTCAATATTATCAAGATGTTGATTCTTCCCAATCTGTTCTATAAATCCAATGCActtccaatcaaaatcccaagAATTATTTTGTGGGTATCACCAAGCTGATTCTAAAGATTATATGATCTTCATATATGACCCAGAACAGCCAATACAATACTGAAGGAGAATCAACTCATAAGGATTGACATTACctgacttcaa
It includes:
- the LOC138436719 gene encoding late cornified envelope protein 1E-like — its product is MSCQQNQQQCQPPPKCAPKCPTPKCPPKCPPKCPPVSSCCGPSSGGCCSSGCGGCCLSHHRHRRSHRRRPQSSDCCSQPSGGSGCCGGGRGQSSGGGCC